One genomic window of Candidatus Minimicrobia sp. QA0096 includes the following:
- the rplF gene encoding 50S ribosomal protein L6, protein MSRIGKLPVIIPAGVTITVDSGDVVVKGPKGELKQFITPAVEVKVEDGQVTVHPKDESKVARSQHGLMRALINNMVIGVTKGYEKRLEVNGVGFRVSSSNNELEMALGFSHPVKYKAPEGVTVTNEKMIIVVNGINKQQVGQVAAEIRALKKPEPYKGKGIKYVDEQILRKAGKTGK, encoded by the coding sequence CTGAGTCGAATCGGAAAACTGCCGGTGATTATTCCGGCCGGTGTGACAATCACGGTTGACTCTGGTGATGTGGTCGTTAAAGGACCAAAGGGTGAATTGAAGCAATTCATCACACCAGCAGTTGAGGTGAAAGTCGAAGACGGACAAGTCACGGTACATCCTAAGGACGAGTCTAAAGTAGCCCGTAGTCAGCATGGTCTGATGCGCGCGCTAATCAACAACATGGTAATCGGCGTGACCAAAGGCTATGAAAAGCGCCTAGAGGTTAACGGTGTCGGTTTCCGTGTTAGCTCAAGCAACAACGAGCTAGAAATGGCACTTGGATTTTCACATCCAGTCAAATACAAAGCCCCAGAAGGCGTAACTGTTACTAACGAAAAAATGATTATCGTTGTTAACGGTATCAATAAACAACAAGTCGGCCAAGTTGCAGCGGAAATCCGCGCCTTGAAGAAGCCTGAACCGTACAAGGGCAAGGGCATTAAGTACGTCGACGAGCAGATTTTGCGTAAAGCAGGAAAGACAGGTAAGTAA
- a CDS encoding non-canonical purine NTP pyrophosphatase, with amino-acid sequence MTATILFATRNSGKRAEFVAAFHKFSPQTSIISLADLDYQIPDCIETGTTFEQNALLKARHTRHHLHGNDKNLIIIADDSGMEIEALNGEPGVFTRRWDGHEMSDQEIVDYCLKKLEGKTNRRAQYTTCLVVNFSDGREKVIFGKNSGVILTEPREKSRLKGMPFRELFFVPELNMMFHEVRELPKLKRNGYSLGHEVAVEKCASVIQENLSDSV; translated from the coding sequence ATGACAGCAACTATACTATTCGCCACCAGAAACTCAGGCAAGCGCGCAGAATTCGTTGCCGCGTTTCATAAATTCTCTCCGCAGACGTCAATTATTTCGTTGGCAGATTTGGACTATCAAATTCCTGACTGCATAGAAACAGGCACGACATTTGAACAAAACGCCCTATTGAAAGCGCGACACACAAGACATCATTTACACGGAAATGACAAAAACCTGATAATTATCGCCGATGATTCCGGCATGGAAATTGAAGCCCTAAATGGCGAGCCTGGCGTATTTACAAGACGCTGGGATGGTCATGAAATGAGTGATCAAGAAATCGTAGATTATTGCCTGAAGAAGCTTGAAGGTAAAACGAACAGACGAGCACAATACACGACGTGTCTTGTAGTAAACTTCTCTGATGGTCGTGAGAAAGTAATTTTTGGAAAAAATTCTGGTGTCATCTTAACCGAGCCACGAGAAAAATCTCGACTCAAAGGCATGCCGTTTCGGGAATTATTTTTCGTACCTGAGCTTAATATGATGTTTCACGAAGTGCGCGAGCTGCCGAAATTGAAGCGCAATGGATATTCACTCGGGCATGAGGTTGCAGTCGAAAAATGTGCTAGTGTGATACAGGAAAATTTATCTGACTCTGTATAG
- a CDS encoding NUDIX hydrolase produces the protein MDAIRKTIKARTWKDGKKIRPEDQALPVNQVYAWLFTHDNKIAIVSKDGRKWQLPGGKPNKHETYLQTIVREVAEETGINTDSVSSQYKFFGYYDILETDNLKNDDEYLQLRVSLKLNKNSDEYILHQQNEDEEQIQEEQIRYAKFVTVDELTQHIPWASESAELQTAIQSQINFPVSH, from the coding sequence ATGGACGCCATAAGAAAAACTATTAAAGCACGCACCTGGAAGGATGGTAAAAAAATCCGCCCAGAAGATCAGGCTCTTCCGGTAAATCAGGTATATGCTTGGCTTTTTACTCACGATAATAAAATAGCCATCGTCTCTAAAGATGGTCGGAAGTGGCAGCTGCCCGGTGGAAAACCAAATAAGCACGAGACGTACTTGCAAACCATCGTACGTGAAGTAGCTGAAGAAACGGGAATTAATACAGACAGCGTGTCTAGTCAGTATAAGTTCTTTGGTTATTACGATATCTTGGAAACAGATAACTTAAAAAATGATGACGAGTACTTACAACTTCGGGTTAGTCTGAAACTTAATAAGAATTCCGATGAGTATATCTTACATCAACAGAACGAGGACGAAGAGCAAATACAGGAAGAACAGATACGGTATGCTAAATTTGTAACAGTTGATGAACTCACACAGCACATTCCATGGGCAAGCGAAAGCGCAGAGTTGCAGACCGCTATACAGAGTCAGATAAATTTTCCTGTATCACACTAG
- the abc-f gene encoding ribosomal protection-like ABC-F family protein → MIDLKDVSYETNSRELFSDVSFAINAGDKIGLVGPNGAGKTTLLKIINGDIQPTSGDIISSGEEIGILPQNLNKWLDKTVYDFIEEVTGVKSTREEFDYQCERLTQEASEKTLLAYGEALERYEKFEVANFDTTIKKALSRAALGDIDPDRRLNTFSGGQRTRIALAAVFASRYDLILLDEPTNNLDDSGVILLEDFIDNSPASFLIVSHDRHFLRNTAERIIELTGDKGVNKYNLGYDEYIEARREARQAIIDRYEQYEKEKKRLYRVARDARIRANSAKASHKKSDSDKLNDNFRKERASSNIAGAAGGVESRLRQLDEPERVEDEITIKFAFDEVSSKKHSLISVQSLSISHDGEKMIGPVTFNVRPGDKILIQGENGSGKSSLLNFIMGHNTPEYHRGEIKKGENAKIIYMNQSQSLPLKDNSPLDNLRYLSPKLELHDAINILIRFGLDKRTISSTKAIDLSGGERAKVLLAAMSTNSPDLIILDEPTNNLDIPTIEALELALGQYRGGVVIVSHDQDFIENIGITEKIKI, encoded by the coding sequence ATGATCGATCTTAAGGATGTGTCTTATGAAACTAATAGTCGAGAATTGTTTAGTGATGTAAGCTTTGCTATTAACGCCGGAGACAAGATTGGACTAGTTGGTCCAAATGGTGCTGGAAAAACTACTTTATTAAAAATAATAAACGGAGATATTCAGCCTACATCAGGTGATATTATTTCGAGTGGTGAAGAGATAGGTATTTTACCACAAAACCTGAATAAATGGCTCGATAAGACAGTTTATGATTTTATAGAAGAAGTGACTGGTGTTAAGTCGACTAGAGAAGAATTTGATTATCAGTGCGAGAGATTAACCCAAGAGGCTAGTGAAAAGACGCTATTAGCTTATGGCGAAGCTCTGGAGAGGTATGAAAAATTCGAAGTAGCAAATTTTGACACGACGATTAAAAAGGCTTTATCGCGGGCAGCTCTGGGTGATATTGATCCGGATAGACGTCTGAATACATTTTCTGGGGGACAACGCACACGGATAGCTTTGGCGGCAGTTTTTGCGTCTCGTTATGATCTAATTTTGCTTGATGAGCCAACTAATAACCTTGATGACAGCGGAGTAATCTTGCTTGAAGATTTTATTGACAATTCGCCAGCTTCATTTTTGATCGTGTCTCATGATCGGCATTTCTTACGTAACACCGCAGAACGGATCATAGAATTGACTGGCGACAAGGGTGTGAATAAGTATAATCTTGGTTACGATGAATATATTGAAGCAAGACGTGAAGCTCGTCAAGCAATAATCGACCGCTATGAGCAATATGAAAAGGAGAAAAAGCGACTATACCGCGTTGCGCGGGATGCGAGAATTCGTGCGAATTCGGCCAAAGCTAGCCACAAAAAATCGGATAGTGATAAGTTAAATGATAATTTTCGCAAAGAGCGCGCATCTTCAAATATTGCAGGGGCGGCTGGAGGTGTGGAGTCTCGCCTGCGACAATTGGATGAACCTGAAAGAGTGGAGGATGAAATTACTATTAAGTTTGCTTTCGATGAAGTATCGTCTAAGAAGCATAGCCTTATTTCTGTGCAATCGCTAAGTATTTCACATGATGGAGAGAAGATGATAGGACCCGTTACTTTTAATGTGCGTCCTGGTGATAAAATATTGATCCAGGGAGAGAATGGTTCAGGAAAATCTTCGCTCCTCAACTTTATCATGGGACATAATACACCCGAGTATCATCGCGGAGAAATAAAAAAAGGCGAAAATGCAAAAATAATATATATGAATCAGTCGCAATCATTGCCGCTTAAAGACAACTCACCTTTGGACAATTTGCGGTATTTATCGCCAAAACTTGAATTACACGACGCGATAAATATATTAATTCGTTTTGGTCTGGATAAACGAACAATCTCTTCGACAAAAGCAATAGACCTCAGCGGTGGCGAACGAGCTAAAGTTTTACTTGCTGCCATGTCAACGAACTCTCCTGATCTTATCATCCTGGATGAGCCGACGAATAACCTTGATATTCCTACGATTGAAGCTTTGGAATTGGCGCTAGGTCAGTATAGAGGAGGTGTTGTGATAGTGTCTCATGATCAAGACTTTATCGAAAATATAGGGATAACGGAGAAAATTAAAATATAA
- the rpsH gene encoding 30S ribosomal protein S8, which translates to MSMQTTDPIADLLTRIRNAKLVGKTEVRVPSSKMKKVIAEQLVKNGYLADVKLEDAKPRGVLVVTINEKGTNSTINEITRISKPGRRVYVGASEIPKVKSGRGLVLISTSKGVMTGAEAAKAKLGGELLLKVY; encoded by the coding sequence ATGTCTATGCAAACTACAGACCCAATCGCCGACCTTCTGACTCGCATCCGCAATGCGAAATTGGTTGGCAAGACGGAAGTTCGTGTTCCGTCCAGCAAGATGAAGAAAGTCATCGCTGAACAATTAGTCAAAAATGGCTACTTGGCAGATGTCAAACTGGAAGATGCTAAACCTCGTGGCGTGTTGGTAGTTACTATCAATGAAAAAGGAACTAACAGCACTATCAACGAAATTACCCGCATCTCAAAACCTGGTCGTCGCGTTTACGTCGGCGCTAGCGAGATTCCAAAGGTAAAAAGCGGCCGCGGTTTGGTACTTATCTCAACATCAAAGGGCGTCATGACTGGTGCCGAAGCAGCAAAGGCTAAACTTGGTGGTGAGTTGTTGTTGAAGGTTTACTAA
- the rpsN gene encoding 30S ribosomal protein S14 — translation MAKKSMVARDKKRIKMIAKFAAKRAELKELGDLDGLQKLPRNSSPTRHKNRDSISGRPRGYMRQFGLSRINFREKAAKGEIPGITKSSW, via the coding sequence ATGGCTAAGAAATCAATGGTCGCTCGTGATAAGAAGCGCATAAAGATGATTGCCAAGTTTGCAGCGAAGCGTGCTGAGTTGAAAGAACTTGGCGACCTCGATGGTTTGCAAAAATTGCCTCGCAATTCTAGTCCAACCAGGCACAAGAACCGTGATAGCATTTCTGGTCGCCCACGCGGCTACATGCGTCAATTCGGCTTGAGCCGTATCAATTTCCGCGAAAAAGCAGCCAAGGGTGAAATCCCAGGCATAACAAAGAGTAGTTGGTAA
- the rplE gene encoding 50S ribosomal protein L5: MAEKKTVVPAPRLKALYQGTYLKELQAELNLKNVHEVPALEKIVVSVGTGKKKDDKRHFEIVKNTVEKITGQAPVARQAKKSIATFSIRKGMGAPIGVSVTLRGARMYEFMDRLINVALPRVRDFHGVGLKFDKGGNYNLGITEQSIFPELTFEETQVLHGLQITFVIKNGNKEASKALLEKFGMPFEKKGGVK, translated from the coding sequence ATGGCAGAAAAGAAAACTGTCGTGCCAGCTCCTCGCTTGAAAGCCTTGTATCAAGGAACTTACCTTAAGGAACTACAAGCCGAATTGAATCTAAAGAACGTGCATGAAGTGCCAGCTTTGGAAAAGATTGTCGTGAGCGTTGGTACCGGCAAAAAGAAAGATGACAAGCGTCATTTCGAAATTGTCAAAAACACTGTCGAGAAAATTACAGGTCAAGCACCAGTAGCTCGACAAGCCAAAAAATCAATCGCGACATTTAGCATTCGTAAAGGTATGGGCGCGCCAATTGGTGTTAGTGTAACTTTGCGCGGCGCTCGTATGTACGAGTTTATGGATCGTTTGATTAACGTTGCTTTGCCTCGTGTTCGCGACTTCCACGGCGTTGGCTTGAAGTTTGATAAAGGTGGCAATTATAATCTCGGCATCACCGAGCAATCGATTTTCCCAGAATTGACATTCGAGGAAACTCAGGTTTTGCACGGTTTGCAGATTACATTTGTTATCAAGAACGGCAACAAGGAAGCTTCTAAGGCGTTGCTAGAAAAATTCGGCATGCCGTTTGAGAAGAAAGGAGGCGTCAAGTAA
- the rplX gene encoding 50S ribosomal protein L24, translated as MARIHKDDTVKIIAGKNKGTTGKVLKVNTKDQTVLVEGVGVGHRHVKPSQYNPKGGKKDIHVPMDISKVALVVDEKSGKTSRVGLVKNADGGKTRVARQAKNKEIK; from the coding sequence ATGGCTCGAATTCATAAAGACGATACCGTAAAAATTATTGCTGGTAAAAATAAAGGCACAACTGGTAAAGTTCTAAAAGTTAACACAAAAGACCAAACTGTTTTGGTTGAAGGTGTCGGCGTTGGACATCGCCACGTTAAGCCAAGCCAGTACAATCCAAAAGGCGGCAAGAAAGATATTCACGTACCAATGGATATCAGTAAAGTCGCTCTGGTTGTTGATGAGAAATCAGGCAAAACCAGTCGGGTTGGTTTAGTAAAGAATGCTGACGGCGGCAAAACTCGTGTTGCTCGCCAAGCAAAAAATAAGGAGATTAAATAA
- the rplN gene encoding 50S ribosomal protein L14 has translation MIQQESRLKVADNSGAREVLCIRVLGGTRRRYARVGDVIVCSVKDASPTGNVKKKSVVKAVVVRTRDQIHRKDGSTICFDDNAVVIINDDKQPKATRVFGPVPRELRDMGYMKIVSLAPEVL, from the coding sequence ATGATCCAACAAGAATCTCGCCTTAAGGTAGCCGACAACTCAGGTGCTAGGGAAGTTTTGTGTATCCGCGTTCTTGGCGGTACACGACGCCGTTACGCTCGCGTTGGCGACGTAATCGTCTGCTCAGTAAAAGACGCTAGTCCAACCGGTAACGTTAAGAAAAAATCTGTTGTTAAAGCTGTAGTTGTTCGTACTCGCGATCAAATTCATCGCAAAGATGGCTCAACAATCTGTTTTGACGACAACGCTGTAGTGATTATCAACGATGACAAGCAGCCAAAAGCTACTCGTGTCTTCGGTCCAGTTCCACGCGAACTTCGCGATATGGGCTACATGAAGATCGTCAGCTTAGCTCCGGAGGTACTCTAA
- the rpsQ gene encoding 30S ribosomal protein S17, translated as MARRTLIGVVTSAKRDKTITVTVTSRETHPLYGKQYTVTRKYTAHDETNEAGEGDKVQIEETRPISKTKSFTLVKVIEKSRGSIKLKDEVSGETKEEAKEDDK; from the coding sequence ATGGCCCGACGAACATTGATTGGCGTCGTAACGAGTGCCAAGCGCGACAAGACCATCACCGTGACGGTCACTAGCCGCGAAACGCATCCGCTATACGGCAAGCAGTACACCGTGACTCGCAAATACACTGCTCATGATGAAACCAACGAGGCAGGTGAAGGCGACAAGGTGCAAATCGAAGAGACTCGCCCAATTTCCAAGACTAAGAGCTTTACTCTAGTTAAGGTGATTGAAAAGTCTCGCGGTTCTATCAAACTAAAGGACGAAGTTTCTGGCGAAACTAAGGAAGAGGCTAAGGAGGACGACAAATGA
- the rpmC gene encoding 50S ribosomal protein L29, whose protein sequence is MAETKKSVKAAVVKTIDDLKKELAEKRNDLLQAKRSHAAGELVNPKALRSLRKEIARLLTQINNTKESK, encoded by the coding sequence ATGGCTGAAACGAAGAAATCTGTTAAAGCAGCAGTTGTTAAGACGATTGACGATTTGAAGAAGGAATTGGCTGAAAAGCGAAACGACCTACTTCAGGCAAAACGTTCTCACGCTGCTGGCGAATTAGTTAATCCAAAAGCGTTGCGTTCACTCCGAAAGGAAATTGCACGCCTGCTGACACAAATTAATAATACAAAGGAGAGCAAGTAA
- the rplP gene encoding 50S ribosomal protein L16, whose product MLLPKKTKHRKVRIGKNRGQATRGNYIAFGDFALQSQSNERINSRQIESARQAMTRYIKRGGKIWIRIFPHTPVTRKPLGLKMGQGKGNPEFFVAKVKAGTVLFEMQGVSEEVAREAMRLASHKLPVKCKFIKREDA is encoded by the coding sequence ATGCTGTTACCAAAGAAAACTAAGCACCGCAAAGTGCGTATTGGAAAAAACCGCGGTCAAGCAACTCGTGGCAATTACATCGCGTTCGGCGACTTTGCATTGCAATCACAATCAAATGAGCGCATCAACTCCCGCCAAATCGAGTCTGCTCGTCAGGCGATGACTCGTTACATCAAGCGTGGCGGTAAGATTTGGATTCGAATCTTCCCTCACACTCCAGTTACCCGAAAGCCACTTGGCTTGAAAATGGGTCAGGGTAAGGGTAATCCAGAGTTCTTCGTTGCTAAGGTAAAGGCTGGTACTGTTCTATTTGAGATGCAGGGCGTTTCAGAGGAAGTTGCTCGCGAAGCAATGCGTCTGGCTAGCCACAAATTGCCAGTCAAATGTAAGTTCATCAAGCGGGAGGACGCATAA
- the rpsC gene encoding 30S ribosomal protein S3: protein MGQKVNPINFRLQVNKNWSSRWFTANKKEFAEAIRQDHEIRELIEKKFASRPTINRIEIERSANLITITIHTAKAGVVIGRGGAGVNELKKQVEKIAGQPVRINIEEVRRPELAAKLVAENIARQLERRINFRRATKMTAQNTMNAGAKGIRIEVAGRLNGAEMARREKVIEGSVPLHTLRADIDFHCARAQTPAGIIGVKVWIYKGERSR, encoded by the coding sequence ATGGGTCAAAAAGTGAATCCAATCAATTTCCGCCTACAGGTCAATAAGAACTGGAGCTCTCGTTGGTTTACGGCCAATAAAAAAGAGTTTGCAGAGGCGATTCGTCAGGACCACGAAATCCGCGAGTTGATTGAAAAGAAATTTGCCTCACGCCCAACTATCAATCGCATTGAGATTGAGCGTAGCGCTAACTTGATCACGATTACAATTCACACGGCAAAAGCTGGTGTTGTTATCGGTCGCGGTGGTGCTGGCGTGAACGAATTGAAGAAGCAAGTTGAGAAGATTGCTGGTCAGCCAGTTCGTATCAATATTGAAGAAGTTCGTCGTCCAGAATTGGCAGCCAAATTGGTAGCTGAGAATATCGCTCGCCAATTGGAGCGCCGAATCAACTTCCGCCGTGCAACTAAAATGACCGCACAAAACACCATGAATGCTGGCGCTAAAGGTATTCGTATTGAGGTGGCTGGTCGTTTGAACGGTGCTGAAATGGCACGTCGCGAAAAGGTAATTGAAGGCTCAGTGCCTCTACATACCTTGCGCGCTGATATTGACTTCCACTGTGCTCGCGCTCAGACACCAGCTGGTATCATTGGCGTGAAAGTGTGGATTTATAAGGGAGAAAGGAGTCGCTAA
- the rplV gene encoding 50S ribosomal protein L22 → MADTTYTVRAYAKGVDQAPRKVSLVAALVRGRTVADALVILEHVPKRAASPVKKAIESAKANAINNHGLDAKSLVITTLSVTTGTRLRRFKPASRGRALPFQKKTSNILVEVTGTEKPKKAPAKKAEAKAEAKTAKPAAKKAAKPAAKKEEK, encoded by the coding sequence ATGGCTGATACAACTTATACTGTCCGTGCTTACGCTAAAGGTGTTGATCAGGCACCACGTAAGGTAAGTCTAGTCGCAGCCTTGGTGCGAGGTCGTACTGTAGCTGATGCTCTAGTTATCTTAGAGCACGTTCCAAAGCGCGCTGCTAGCCCAGTTAAAAAGGCTATCGAAAGCGCTAAGGCAAACGCCATTAACAACCACGGCTTGGACGCTAAAAGCTTGGTAATTACTACTTTGAGCGTTACTACTGGTACACGTTTGCGTCGCTTTAAGCCTGCATCACGTGGCCGCGCTTTGCCATTCCAGAAAAAGACTTCAAATATTTTGGTTGAAGTAACTGGCACGGAAAAGCCAAAGAAAGCGCCTGCAAAAAAGGCCGAAGCTAAGGCAGAAGCAAAAACCGCTAAGCCTGCAGCTAAAAAAGCCGCTAAACCGGCAGCAAAAAAGGAGGAGAAGTAA
- the rpsS gene encoding 30S ribosomal protein S19 — protein sequence MSRSLKKGPFVDVKLAKKIAALSLDDRTVIKTWARASTITPEMVGRTIAVHNGRVHVPVLITENMVGHKLGEFSPTRKFRKHGGKDKK from the coding sequence ATGAGTCGTTCATTAAAGAAAGGTCCATTCGTCGATGTAAAGCTAGCAAAGAAAATTGCTGCTCTTAGCCTTGACGATCGAACCGTTATCAAAACGTGGGCGCGCGCTTCGACTATTACACCAGAGATGGTTGGTCGAACGATTGCTGTTCACAACGGTAGAGTGCACGTACCCGTGCTGATTACCGAAAACATGGTTGGTCATAAGCTCGGTGAGTTTAGTCCAACTCGTAAATTCCGTAAACACGGTGGAAAGGATAAGAAGTAA
- the rplB gene encoding 50S ribosomal protein L2 — protein MPVKAYNPTTPARRGMTSQDLSDITTRKPLKSLIKAKKQNAGRNNQGRITVRHRGGGVRRHYRLVNHNLPAGLTLTIEEIEYDPNRSARIARVKDQYNLYHYILADTSMVKGKTIRTGEEAPIEASNRLPLSVIPVGTMIYAIELTAGKGAQMVRAAGAKAQLMAKEGNYATIKLPSGEVRKVRLEATAAIGVVGNVQHQNVKIGSAGRKRRKGIRPTVRGVVMNAADHPHGGGDGGRHGTGKAPRTPWGQLTLGYRTRRRKGSNKLIVRTRHDAKRKR, from the coding sequence ATGCCAGTGAAAGCTTACAATCCAACCACTCCTGCTCGTCGCGGCATGACGAGTCAGGATTTGTCAGACATTACAACAAGAAAACCTCTTAAAAGTCTGATTAAAGCTAAGAAGCAAAATGCCGGTCGCAACAACCAAGGTCGAATTACTGTTCGTCATCGCGGAGGCGGCGTTCGTCGTCACTACCGCTTGGTGAACCACAATTTGCCAGCAGGCTTGACCTTGACGATTGAAGAAATCGAATACGATCCAAACCGCTCAGCTCGTATTGCTCGAGTTAAGGATCAGTACAATTTGTACCACTATATCCTAGCTGACACCTCAATGGTTAAGGGTAAAACTATCCGAACTGGCGAAGAAGCTCCAATTGAGGCTTCAAACCGCTTGCCATTGTCAGTTATTCCTGTTGGTACGATGATTTACGCTATTGAGTTGACTGCTGGTAAGGGCGCACAAATGGTACGCGCTGCTGGTGCTAAAGCTCAGTTGATGGCGAAAGAAGGCAACTACGCAACTATCAAATTGCCATCTGGCGAAGTTCGCAAAGTTCGTTTGGAAGCTACCGCTGCTATCGGTGTAGTCGGTAACGTCCAGCACCAAAATGTTAAGATCGGTTCAGCTGGTCGTAAACGTCGCAAGGGTATTCGCCCAACCGTTCGTGGTGTTGTTATGAACGCCGCAGACCACCCACATGGTGGTGGTGACGGTGGTCGCCACGGTACTGGTAAAGCACCACGTACTCCTTGGGGTCAATTGACATTAGGTTATCGAACTCGTCGCCGTAAAGGCTCGAATAAATTAATCGTACGCACGCGTCACGACGCGAAGAGGAAGAGGTAA
- a CDS encoding 50S ribosomal protein L23, producing the protein MKQTIIIPRVSEKAYAQSANGVYVLRVPLNLNKNEIKSAVEAQFGVTVVKVKTLVQDGKAVRFSRGKNRYPGTTTRKDWKKAYVTLKEGDKLDVFDAVEQQMEETK; encoded by the coding sequence ATGAAACAGACGATTATTATCCCACGCGTTAGTGAAAAGGCTTACGCACAGAGCGCCAACGGTGTATACGTGCTACGCGTTCCACTTAACTTGAATAAGAACGAAATCAAATCAGCTGTAGAAGCGCAATTTGGCGTTACTGTAGTTAAGGTTAAAACCTTAGTACAAGACGGCAAGGCTGTACGCTTCTCACGAGGCAAGAATCGTTATCCTGGCACAACAACGCGCAAGGATTGGAAGAAGGCTTACGTGACGCTGAAAGAAGGCGATAAGCTCGATGTGTTTGACGCAGTAGAGCAGCAGATGGAGGAGACCAAGTAA
- the rplD gene encoding 50S ribosomal protein L4: protein MADSTKLPKDIFAVEVPNHELLKLAYDSYLANARLASATTKQRGEVSGGGKKPWKQKGTGRARFGSSRNPIWRGGGVVFGPRGNENYTKKLSKTAKKVAVRQALTVANEAKKIVVKDVKTTGKTKEVATFLADNKFERRVLIVVDEKTPELMRATNNIQNVLVVRANYLSVYHILNADTIVITPKALPVITAWLGKEEA from the coding sequence ATGGCAGATTCAACCAAACTTCCTAAAGACATTTTTGCTGTGGAAGTGCCAAATCACGAATTGTTGAAATTGGCATATGACAGCTACTTGGCAAACGCACGCCTAGCTAGCGCTACAACCAAGCAGCGCGGCGAAGTTTCTGGTGGTGGTAAAAAACCATGGAAGCAAAAGGGAACTGGTCGAGCACGTTTCGGCTCAAGCCGTAACCCAATCTGGCGCGGCGGTGGTGTAGTATTTGGCCCACGCGGCAACGAAAACTACACTAAAAAATTGTCAAAGACTGCTAAGAAAGTGGCAGTTCGCCAAGCTTTGACCGTAGCTAACGAAGCTAAGAAAATTGTCGTTAAAGATGTTAAGACTACTGGCAAAACCAAGGAAGTCGCAACATTCCTAGCAGACAACAAGTTCGAGCGCCGTGTTCTGATCGTTGTAGATGAGAAGACGCCAGAACTTATGCGTGCTACAAACAATATTCAGAACGTTTTGGTGGTTCGCGCTAATTATCTAAGCGTTTATCACATTCTGAATGCGGATACAATCGTTATAACACCGAAAGCTCTACCTGTAATTACTGCATGGTTGGGTAAGGAGGAAGCGTAA